One genomic region from Terriglobales bacterium encodes:
- a CDS encoding sugar phosphate isomerase/epimerase: MLSRRKFLAVSIGGLASAIASRRGFAATHRTLGVQLYTVRKQAESDLPGVLKQIRAIGYDEVETYWNVYSHPAKELRTMIADAGLKVPSGHFDYAGLPDKLDYARELGVEYVVCPMLPENMRDSVNGFARAAENFNKWGERAKGMGMRFGFHNHNYEFRKLGQATGFDTLVSRTDPKLVCFEMDCYWITQAGLDPVAMLQKLGKRIRLLHLKDRKPGYPPSQQLNSAAGHFTEVGNGSIDWKKVLDAAQKNGVEHYFVEQDESERPPIESLRISYNNIEALPS; encoded by the coding sequence ATGCTCTCGCGTCGAAAGTTTCTGGCTGTCAGTATTGGGGGACTCGCTTCCGCCATTGCTTCCCGCAGAGGGTTTGCTGCGACCCATCGCACACTTGGCGTCCAGCTCTACACCGTCCGCAAGCAAGCCGAATCCGATTTGCCTGGAGTCCTGAAGCAAATTCGCGCGATTGGTTACGACGAGGTTGAGACCTACTGGAACGTCTATTCGCATCCAGCAAAAGAGCTGCGGACCATGATCGCCGACGCAGGACTGAAAGTTCCCAGCGGGCACTTCGATTATGCCGGACTTCCCGACAAGCTCGATTATGCGCGCGAGCTCGGCGTCGAATACGTGGTGTGCCCGATGCTTCCCGAAAACATGCGCGATTCAGTGAACGGCTTCGCCCGCGCTGCCGAGAACTTCAACAAATGGGGAGAGCGCGCGAAGGGCATGGGCATGCGCTTCGGATTCCATAACCACAATTACGAATTTCGGAAGTTGGGTCAGGCCACCGGATTTGACACGCTGGTCTCGCGCACCGATCCCAAATTGGTCTGCTTTGAGATGGACTGCTACTGGATCACACAAGCTGGACTGGACCCAGTCGCGATGCTGCAAAAACTCGGAAAGCGTATTCGCCTGCTCCATCTCAAAGATCGCAAGCCAGGATACCCACCTTCACAGCAGCTCAACTCAGCCGCCGGGCACTTTACCGAAGTGGGAAACGGCAGCATCGATTGGAAAAAAGTACTGGATGCCGCGCAGAAGAATGGTGTCGAGCACTACTTTGTCGAGCAGGACGAGAGCGAGCGCCCGCCGATTGAGAGCTTGAGGATCAGCTACAACAACATTGAAGCGCTGCCATCGTGA